A region of Flavobacteriales bacterium DNA encodes the following proteins:
- a CDS encoding adenylyltransferase/cytidyltransferase family protein has translation MKIGFVCGVFDMFHLGHVLMLKECKEQCDWLIVALNSTKNIDKKINPNKLPPLFNIDERIAIIESCKYVDETTTYNSEDELYAIMKGKEISIRFLGDDYKNKPITGSDLNIPIYYCDRSHGLSTSKYKKQLFKLMSDL, from the coding sequence ATGAAAATAGGATTTGTTTGTGGAGTTTTTGACATGTTTCACTTAGGACATGTTCTTATGTTAAAAGAATGCAAAGAACAATGTGACTGGCTCATAGTTGCACTTAATAGCACAAAAAATATTGATAAAAAAATTAACCCTAATAAACTTCCTCCTCTATTCAACATTGATGAACGTATAGCCATTATTGAATCCTGTAAATACGTTGACGAAACGACAACATATAACTCTGAAGATGAATTATATGCCATCATGAAAGGCAAAGAAATATCTATACGATTTCTTGGAGATGACTACAAAAACAAACCCATTACAGGTTCGGATTTAAACATCCCTATTTATTACTGTGATAGATCCCACGGACTAAGTACATCTAAATATAAAAAACAACTTTTTAAGTTAATGTCTGATTTATGA
- the wecB gene encoding UDP-N-acetylglucosamine 2-epimerase (non-hydrolyzing) encodes MNNQLIYILVGTRPNFIKVTRFKELAEKYGKTVKIIHTGQHFDENMANVFFKQFELEPDYFLEVGGLSPNSQIGEIILRLEKLFETIGRPDYFMVPGDVNSTLAGAIAANKMGIKLVHLESGLRSKDQLMPEEHNRILTDYLADVCFVTEQSGLDNLEAEESLSKVHYVGNTMIDTLVHFEPKIEASTILEELQMVNQNYVLATFHRPSNVDTKEKLEKLLEILKTITSYQKLILPLHPRTLKMFKTFDLYEQLGKLENLVLTTPLGYFEFQKLIKYSKLVITDSGGIQEETTYRQVPCLTLRENTERPITITEGTNTLVKFTSKDIAHYLQEVLSGSYKRGSVPKYWDGKASERILSIL; translated from the coding sequence ATGAATAATCAACTGATATACATATTAGTAGGAACACGACCAAATTTTATCAAAGTAACTCGTTTTAAGGAGTTAGCTGAAAAGTATGGGAAAACAGTAAAGATTATACATACTGGCCAACACTTTGATGAGAATATGGCGAATGTTTTTTTTAAACAATTTGAATTAGAGCCCGACTACTTTTTAGAAGTTGGTGGGCTCTCTCCAAATTCTCAAATAGGAGAAATCATCTTAAGGCTGGAAAAACTATTTGAAACAATTGGTCGTCCAGATTATTTTATGGTTCCAGGAGATGTCAATTCAACATTAGCTGGAGCAATTGCCGCCAATAAAATGGGAATTAAATTGGTGCATCTAGAAAGTGGGTTAAGATCTAAGGATCAGTTAATGCCTGAAGAACATAATCGAATTTTGACAGATTATTTAGCAGATGTTTGTTTTGTCACTGAACAATCAGGGTTAGATAATTTAGAAGCAGAAGAAAGCCTTTCTAAGGTGCACTATGTCGGGAATACCATGATTGATACTCTAGTACATTTCGAACCAAAAATTGAGGCTTCAACAATCTTAGAGGAGCTTCAAATGGTGAATCAAAATTATGTGTTAGCGACCTTTCATAGACCATCTAATGTGGATACAAAGGAAAAACTAGAAAAACTATTAGAGATTCTAAAAACAATTACTAGTTATCAAAAGTTAATCTTACCATTACACCCAAGAACACTAAAAATGTTTAAAACTTTTGATTTGTATGAGCAGCTTGGTAAACTTGAAAATTTAGTGTTAACAACCCCATTAGGGTATTTCGAGTTTCAAAAACTGATTAAGTATAGTAAATTGGTGATTACAGATAGTGGGGGGATACAAGAAGAAACCACATATAGACAGGTTCCATGTTTGACGTTAAGGGAGAATACGGAGCGCCCAATCACGATTACAGAGGGAACAAATACCTTAGTTAAATTCACATCAAAAGATATAGCCCACTATCTTCAAGAGGTTTTATCTGGAAGCTATAAAAGAGGTAGCGTTCCAAAATATTGGGACGGAAAAGCTTCTGAGCGAATTCTATCTATTTTATGA
- a CDS encoding SIS domain-containing protein: protein MLIELYNKVYNDYFNSDDFIIPFQKSLSLIENKRKIFFIGNGGSNSICSHMMEDYAKIGRFQTFSFSDASLITCFANDYGYENAMKEWLSIYMDKEDLLIAISSSGNSKNIINAVDYANKLGANTITLSGFERTNKLKTKGDLNFYINSNSYGIVECFHQVILHAMLDEYSK, encoded by the coding sequence ATGCTAATAGAATTATACAATAAAGTATATAACGATTACTTTAATAGTGATGACTTTATTATCCCCTTTCAGAAATCATTATCCTTAATAGAAAATAAGCGGAAAATTTTTTTTATTGGAAATGGAGGTTCAAATTCGATATGCTCTCATATGATGGAAGATTATGCTAAGATTGGACGTTTTCAAACATTCTCTTTTTCAGACGCTTCACTAATCACCTGTTTTGCAAATGACTACGGATATGAAAACGCCATGAAAGAATGGCTATCAATATACATGGACAAAGAGGATTTACTTATTGCCATATCCTCTTCTGGGAATTCCAAAAACATAATCAATGCTGTTGATTATGCAAATAAACTTGGCGCTAACACAATCACACTTAGTGGATTTGAAAGAACAAATAAACTAAAAACGAAAGGAGATCTTAATTTCTACATTAACTCTAATAGCTACGGGATAGTTGAATGCTTTCACCAAGTAATACTTCACGCTATGCTTGACGAATATTCTAAATAA
- a CDS encoding PIG-L family deacetylase, whose product MKLGFKKALVLAPHTDDGEFGCGGTIARMIDEGAEVYLAAFSACEKSVLKKYPSDILVAELKRATEKLGIPEENLFLFDFEVRIFNERRQDILQTIIDLRERINPDVVFMPSLDDIHQDHATIAQEGLRAFKFCTLLAYEMPWNNLVFETSAFVFLEEKYIRRKIEALKEYESQSHRPYSNEEFIRSLARTRGVQINTTYAETFNVMRWIIN is encoded by the coding sequence ATGAAGTTAGGATTTAAAAAAGCACTTGTGTTGGCTCCACATACAGACGATGGAGAATTTGGTTGTGGGGGAACAATAGCTAGGATGATAGATGAAGGTGCTGAGGTGTATTTGGCAGCTTTCTCAGCTTGCGAAAAGTCTGTGTTAAAAAAATATCCTTCTGATATTCTTGTTGCTGAATTGAAAAGAGCAACAGAAAAATTGGGGATTCCTGAAGAAAATTTATTCCTGTTTGATTTTGAAGTTAGAATTTTTAACGAGAGAAGGCAGGATATTCTTCAAACAATAATTGATTTAAGAGAAAGAATAAATCCTGATGTGGTTTTTATGCCTTCTTTGGATGATATACACCAAGATCATGCTACGATTGCACAAGAGGGATTAAGAGCATTTAAATTTTGTACATTGTTAGCTTATGAGATGCCATGGAATAACTTGGTTTTTGAAACAAGTGCTTTTGTGTTTTTAGAAGAAAAATATATTAGAAGAAAAATAGAGGCATTAAAAGAATATGAGTCTCAATCACATCGACCATATTCTAATGAGGAGTTTATTCGTTCATTAGCAAGAACAAGAGGGGTGCAAATTAATACAACTTATGCTGAGACCTTTAATGTTATGAGGTGGATTATAAATTAA
- the def gene encoding peptide deformylase: MVLPIVAYGTPVLRADCEEFEEGTDLSELISNMFETMYKASGVGLAAPQIGLDKRIFIVDASPFGEEEPENEIEAKNFEILKNFKKIFINPIIEEETGKKWNFSEGCLSIPGIREDVNRHNTITISYFDENWEFKEETYTGIAARIIQHEYDHIEGILFTDYLSPLKKRLLKRKLNDISKGNISVNYRMKFPNK, from the coding sequence ATGGTTTTACCGATTGTAGCATATGGAACTCCTGTATTGAGAGCGGATTGTGAGGAGTTTGAAGAAGGAACAGATTTATCAGAATTAATTTCCAACATGTTTGAAACCATGTACAAAGCATCTGGAGTTGGTTTAGCAGCGCCACAGATTGGGTTGGATAAACGAATTTTTATTGTAGATGCTTCGCCATTTGGAGAAGAGGAACCTGAAAATGAAATCGAAGCAAAAAACTTTGAAATTCTTAAAAACTTTAAAAAAATCTTTATTAATCCTATTATTGAAGAAGAAACAGGTAAGAAATGGAATTTTTCTGAGGGGTGTTTAAGCATTCCTGGAATTCGAGAAGACGTCAACCGTCATAACACGATAACCATTTCCTATTTTGACGAAAATTGGGAGTTTAAAGAAGAAACCTATACTGGCATCGCTGCACGTATTATTCAACATGAGTATGATCATATAGAGGGCATACTATTTACAGATTACTTATCCCCTTTAAAGAAGCGTTTACTCAAAAGAAAACTAAACGATATTTCTAAGGGAAATATTTCTGTAAATTACAGAATGAAATTTCCAAATAAATAA
- a CDS encoding tetratricopeptide repeat protein, protein MKRILILFSLGYLMFSCGGEQKEAVKGQETEAKEVVETESKDPAEESKDFKELQELDEQRVKNDLTIDLNIAKELYSNAIAFSKDYPESKNLETALVYAAKGAEDIGNYKEAVEIYHQLANDLPESNKTVVHLYNKGKVLEEKMGKIDAAKAAYKELIKRYPRNPLSKSMKTYLSKGIIDMTAEEKILYYKELNQE, encoded by the coding sequence ATGAAACGAATACTTATTTTATTTTCTTTAGGATACCTAATGTTTAGCTGTGGGGGCGAACAAAAGGAAGCTGTAAAGGGGCAAGAAACTGAAGCTAAAGAAGTTGTAGAGACAGAAAGTAAAGACCCTGCTGAAGAATCGAAAGATTTTAAAGAACTTCAAGAGTTAGACGAACAACGTGTGAAGAACGACTTAACCATTGACTTAAATATAGCCAAAGAACTTTACTCAAATGCTATTGCTTTTAGCAAGGATTACCCTGAAAGTAAAAACTTAGAAACGGCTTTGGTATATGCTGCTAAAGGAGCTGAAGATATTGGTAATTATAAAGAAGCTGTAGAAATTTATCATCAACTAGCAAATGACTTACCTGAATCGAATAAAACCGTAGTTCACCTTTACAACAAAGGAAAGGTTTTAGAAGAAAAAATGGGTAAAATTGATGCTGCTAAAGCTGCTTATAAAGAATTAATAAAAAGATACCCAAGAAATCCACTTTCTAAAAGTATGAAAACCTACTTAAGCAAAGGAATTATAGATATGACTGCTGAGGAAAAGATTCTTTACTATAAGGAACTAAATCAAGAGTAA
- a CDS encoding HAD-IIIA family hydrolase → MIIEQLISDWKINKSWTLFLDRDGVINYETIGNYITKVDDFIFIDGVKETIAKLSNIFNRIIIVTNQQGIGKKLMTESDLNRIHQYMINEIKKNNGRIDGIYHSPYLSSENNIMQKPRVGMGLKAQEDFPEINFSKSVMIGNSERDIIFGNKLKMRTIYIGDENSNIRPDFCIENLKKLVK, encoded by the coding sequence ATGATTATCGAACAATTAATATCGGACTGGAAGATTAACAAATCTTGGACTTTATTTTTAGACCGAGATGGAGTAATTAATTATGAGACTATAGGTAACTATATAACTAAAGTTGATGATTTTATATTTATTGATGGAGTAAAAGAAACGATTGCAAAACTATCTAATATCTTTAATCGAATAATCATTGTGACTAACCAGCAAGGAATAGGCAAAAAACTAATGACTGAATCTGACTTAAATCGCATTCATCAGTACATGATTAATGAAATAAAGAAAAATAATGGAAGAATTGATGGCATTTATCATTCCCCTTATCTTTCTTCTGAGAATAATATTATGCAAAAACCTAGAGTTGGAATGGGGTTAAAAGCACAAGAAGATTTTCCTGAAATTAATTTTTCTAAATCGGTAATGATTGGAAACTCGGAAAGGGATATCATTTTTGGAAACAAATTAAAGATGAGAACCATTTATATTGGTGATGAAAATTCGAATATAAGACCCGACTTTTGTATCGAAAACTTAAAAAAACTTGTTAAATAA
- a CDS encoding NAD-dependent epimerase/dehydratase family protein, with the protein MKQKKNILITGVAGFIGSNLLNFLIQETDWDITGLDNLSTGNKKNIEHHTNNERFKFILSSCNELTSLKPYDLIFHLAALPRIQPSFDLIKEHIDANLTQAIHLIELMIKEQHFPRIIYSGSSAVYGTPNQIPTSEEERIDCLSPYAFQKYEFEKYLELISTRYPIDYVTLRYFNPYGDRSFNPDNKFNAYSSVVGIFLNKYNNQQPLLVTGDGKQQRDFIHVMDLARANYLASIHPNKLNTMFNVGFGSTLSILELAKLISPENILHIDKREGEAEITFADTTKIKQILGWAPQMTIQQYIKENIKKMNA; encoded by the coding sequence ATGAAACAAAAAAAAAACATACTTATAACTGGAGTAGCTGGATTTATAGGCTCAAACTTACTTAACTTTTTAATTCAAGAAACAGACTGGGATATAACTGGACTAGACAATTTATCTACAGGAAATAAAAAAAACATTGAGCACCACACTAATAACGAACGGTTTAAATTCATCCTGTCTTCTTGCAATGAATTAACCTCCCTTAAACCTTACGACCTTATATTTCATTTGGCTGCGCTTCCAAGGATTCAACCAAGCTTTGATTTAATAAAAGAACATATTGATGCCAACTTAACACAAGCGATTCATCTTATTGAATTAATGATTAAAGAACAACATTTCCCTAGAATTATTTACAGTGGTTCTAGCGCTGTCTATGGCACACCAAATCAAATTCCCACTTCAGAAGAAGAACGCATTGATTGTCTAAGTCCTTATGCCTTTCAGAAATATGAATTCGAAAAATACTTAGAATTAATTTCAACTAGATATCCTATTGATTATGTTACTTTGAGGTATTTTAATCCATATGGGGACAGAAGTTTTAACCCTGACAATAAATTTAATGCATACAGCAGTGTCGTAGGAATATTCTTAAATAAATATAATAATCAACAACCTCTTCTAGTCACTGGAGATGGCAAACAGCAGAGGGACTTCATTCATGTTATGGATTTGGCAAGAGCTAACTATCTTGCTTCAATTCATCCCAACAAACTTAACACCATGTTTAATGTAGGTTTTGGAAGTACTTTAAGCATTCTAGAGTTAGCAAAATTGATATCACCTGAAAACATCTTACATATAGACAAGAGAGAGGGCGAAGCTGAAATTACATTTGCTGATACAACAAAAATTAAACAGATATTAGGCTGGGCCCCGCAAATGACTATACAACAATATATAAAAGAAAATATAAAAAAAATGAATGCATGA
- a CDS encoding DUF4920 domain-containing protein has product MRKIFYSLFVFAGLALTSCSENNDKGHDEHGHEHHEGHEGHEGHDHEGHDHEGHEHGEHAHHETTEEAEKPSFPVEGYEFYGMAEVKPGEAVTVEEMVAKIHADGSFDGNVSAVLDGVCKKMGCWVTMVNKSGESVRVRFKDHEFGVPTDTPEGTEVVLRGIGTMDTTSVELQKHYLDDAKEAGQEVAQEQYDAITEDLIEISFISDGILVKK; this is encoded by the coding sequence ATGAGAAAGATATTTTATTCTTTATTTGTTTTTGCTGGATTAGCATTAACAAGTTGTTCGGAGAACAATGATAAAGGACATGACGAACATGGACATGAACATCACGAGGGGCATGAAGGCCACGAAGGACATGACCACGAGGGGCATGACCACGAAGGGCATGAGCATGGGGAACACGCTCATCACGAAACGACAGAAGAGGCGGAAAAACCAAGTTTTCCAGTGGAAGGATATGAGTTTTATGGGATGGCTGAAGTAAAGCCAGGAGAAGCTGTTACTGTAGAAGAAATGGTTGCAAAAATTCATGCAGATGGATCATTTGATGGCAATGTAAGTGCTGTATTAGATGGTGTTTGTAAGAAAATGGGATGTTGGGTAACGATGGTCAATAAATCAGGAGAATCTGTTAGAGTTCGTTTTAAAGATCATGAGTTTGGTGTGCCAACAGATACACCAGAGGGGACAGAAGTGGTGTTGAGAGGTATTGGAACAATGGATACAACCTCAGTTGAATTACAAAAACATTACTTAGATGATGCCAAAGAAGCTGGACAAGAGGTTGCTCAAGAACAGTATGATGCGATCACAGAAGATTTGATCGAGATTTCATTTATTTCTGACGGAATATTGGTGAAGAAGTAA
- a CDS encoding glycosyltransferase has translation MSPCLTSVTNQTYKNIEMICIDDGSTDKTAQEIQQFTESSPKSNIQLLRRENKGAPAARNKDTRHTKEAYFQFLDTDDQLLPQKIENQIKKAIKNNPFFLFINHRLIPS, from the coding sequence ATTAGCCCTTGTTTAACCTCAGTTACAAATCAAACATACAAAAACATAGAAATGATTTGTATTGATGACGGTAGTACTGACAAGACTGCTCAAGAAATTCAACAGTTTACAGAAAGCTCTCCCAAAAGTAACATCCAGTTATTACGCCGAGAAAACAAAGGGGCTCCAGCAGCTAGAAACAAAGATACAAGACATACAAAAGAAGCCTATTTTCAATTCTTAGACACAGATGATCAGTTGCTTCCACAAAAAATTGAAAACCAAATAAAAAAAGCCATTAAAAACAATCCATTTTTTTTGTTCATCAACCATAGGCTAATCCCCAGCTAA
- a CDS encoding formyltransferase family protein: MEITIHRMMTGVDNGPIVARSKVDITENDTAETLYNKVTSAGGELFKETLPSFADNTFTLTPQNESEATYHPRGEPYGGQINPHWSDNTKITKRSLG; the protein is encoded by the coding sequence ATGGAGATAACCATACACAGGATGATGACAGGAGTAGACAATGGACCTATCGTTGCTCGTTCAAAGGTTGATATTACAGAAAATGATACTGCTGAAACTTTATACAATAAAGTTACCTCTGCTGGAGGCGAACTTTTTAAAGAAACACTCCCCTCCTTTGCAGACAACACATTCACACTTACTCCTCAAAACGAATCTGAAGCGACTTATCACCCGAGAGGTGAGCCTTATGGAGGCCAAATTAATCCACATTGGTCTGATAACACCAAGATTACTAAAAGAAGCCTTGGATAA